In Streptomyces dangxiongensis, one DNA window encodes the following:
- the pdxT gene encoding pyridoxal 5'-phosphate synthase glutaminase subunit PdxT: MNTPVIGVLALQGDVREHLIALAAADAVARPVRRPEELAEVDGLVLPGGESTTISKLAVLFGVMEPLRARVRAGLPVYGTCAGMILLADKILDPRSGQETIGGIDMIVRRNAFGRQNESFEAAVDVRGVTGDPVEGVFIRAPWVESVGAGAEVLAEHEGHIVAVRQGNVLATSFHPELTGDHRVHSLFVDMVRADRTPESL, from the coding sequence ATGAACACCCCCGTCATAGGCGTCCTGGCCCTCCAGGGCGACGTACGGGAGCACCTCATCGCCCTGGCCGCGGCGGACGCCGTGGCCAGGCCGGTGCGGCGCCCCGAGGAACTCGCCGAGGTCGACGGCCTCGTCCTGCCCGGCGGCGAGTCCACCACCATCTCCAAGCTGGCCGTCCTCTTCGGAGTGATGGAGCCGCTCCGCGCGCGCGTGCGCGCCGGCCTGCCCGTCTACGGCACCTGCGCAGGCATGATCCTGCTCGCCGACAAGATCCTCGACCCGCGCTCGGGCCAGGAGACCATCGGCGGCATCGACATGATCGTGCGCCGCAACGCCTTCGGGCGGCAGAACGAGTCGTTCGAGGCCGCGGTCGACGTGCGGGGCGTCACGGGCGATCCTGTGGAGGGCGTGTTCATCCGCGCTCCCTGGGTGGAGTCCGTGGGCGCCGGTGCCGAGGTGCTCGCCGAGCACGAGGGCCACATCGTCGCGGTGCGCCAGGGCAACGTGCTCGCCACTTCCTTCCACCCGGAGCTGACCGGCGACCACCGTGTGCACTCGCTGTTCGTCGACATGGTGCGCGCCGACCGGACACCGGAGTCCTTGTAG